In Opitutaceae bacterium TAV5, one genomic interval encodes:
- a CDS encoding endo-beta-mannanase, translated as MSLIKLDADSYLTDGHGARFIPVGANYWPASCGVEMWQAWPENEIFADLDLMVSLGFNTVRFFIRWPDFEPRPGEYDATMLSRLLRFLDACVARGLHPQPSLFVGWMSGGIFWPSWKGAHQNLFADPEIIERGAAWARVIATHLKPFAAHLCGIDLGNELDALPESSAAEPAQVREWCRRMTGAIRDVLPGALILSGCDHQQIITDTGWRLGDSDAGVPPASAEWQRDARATTAAQPGIDVLTMHGYPVPTWHPVPCGGLADPLTQSLLPFYVKCARAFGPVMLQEFGTILTSPAAAPHADAYLRAVLPACRDAGANGFLWWCFKDITARIHPYLKNNFESQLGLVDAEGRVKEGLRYFVEFAREQAGRSAELQPAHRAPEEERNANASSNAGAFGLKRRTTAGGEDAAAPTVHLYWPTHYYDRDAPQNPGNRPRETSRRLIIANHLLQTAGFHTGIVRGDRPIPTPAEGVRRIVVASSFPTLGEIESLRCWVEQGGHLLWHGPDPLNWAAETTRLTGAMIADYHAAVPTTVSPDHTVYHLGRYPRGLRLAVAPCGAQVSFVDADGLPMILERRLGKGRVTTVLADVEGSILACRNVPATGSAAPDGDWYLTLLTDNAPPSSSSPGQSSPCGASAG; from the coding sequence GTGAGCCTGATTAAGCTGGATGCGGACAGTTATCTGACAGATGGGCACGGCGCCCGCTTCATCCCCGTCGGGGCCAACTACTGGCCCGCGTCGTGTGGTGTGGAAATGTGGCAGGCGTGGCCCGAGAACGAAATCTTCGCCGATCTCGATCTCATGGTGTCGCTCGGGTTCAACACCGTGCGGTTCTTCATCCGCTGGCCGGACTTCGAGCCGCGCCCCGGTGAATATGATGCCACCATGCTGTCGCGGCTGTTGCGATTCCTCGATGCGTGCGTCGCACGCGGACTGCACCCTCAACCGAGCCTGTTCGTCGGCTGGATGAGCGGCGGCATTTTCTGGCCGTCATGGAAGGGCGCTCATCAAAACCTCTTCGCCGATCCGGAAATCATCGAACGCGGCGCCGCCTGGGCGCGCGTCATTGCCACGCACCTGAAACCGTTTGCCGCCCATCTTTGCGGCATCGACCTGGGCAACGAACTCGACGCACTCCCCGAATCCTCCGCCGCCGAGCCCGCGCAGGTCCGCGAATGGTGCCGCCGCATGACCGGCGCCATCCGCGATGTGTTGCCCGGTGCGTTGATCCTCTCCGGTTGCGATCACCAGCAAATCATCACCGACACCGGCTGGCGTCTGGGCGACAGTGACGCGGGCGTCCCGCCCGCTTCGGCGGAGTGGCAACGGGACGCCCGCGCCACAACCGCCGCCCAGCCCGGCATCGACGTGCTCACCATGCACGGTTATCCGGTGCCGACGTGGCATCCGGTGCCGTGCGGCGGATTGGCTGATCCTCTCACCCAATCGCTGCTGCCGTTTTATGTGAAATGCGCCCGCGCCTTCGGCCCGGTGATGTTGCAGGAATTCGGCACCATCCTGACCAGCCCGGCCGCCGCACCCCATGCCGATGCATATCTCCGCGCCGTCCTTCCCGCCTGCCGTGACGCCGGCGCCAACGGATTCCTGTGGTGGTGTTTCAAGGACATCACGGCTCGCATTCATCCCTATCTGAAAAACAACTTCGAAAGCCAGCTTGGCCTCGTCGATGCCGAAGGGCGCGTGAAGGAGGGGTTGCGATATTTTGTGGAGTTTGCGCGGGAGCAAGCCGGACGTAGTGCGGAGCTTCAGCCCGCACACCGCGCGCCTGAGGAGGAACGAAACGCCAATGCCAGCTCCAACGCAGGCGCGTTCGGGTTAAAGCGCCGAACTACGGCCGGCGGCGAGGACGCCGCCGCTCCGACAGTTCATCTGTATTGGCCCACCCATTACTACGATCGTGATGCACCGCAAAACCCCGGCAACCGGCCGCGCGAAACCTCGCGGCGGCTCATCATCGCGAACCATCTTCTGCAAACAGCCGGCTTCCACACCGGAATCGTACGCGGAGACCGGCCCATCCCGACACCGGCGGAGGGCGTGCGACGCATTGTTGTGGCCAGCTCATTCCCGACTCTCGGCGAGATCGAAAGCCTGCGCTGCTGGGTCGAACAGGGCGGACACCTGCTCTGGCACGGCCCCGATCCGCTGAACTGGGCAGCGGAAACCACCCGGCTGACCGGCGCCATGATCGCGGATTACCATGCAGCCGTCCCGACCACGGTATCGCCAGACCACACCGTTTATCATCTTGGACGTTATCCGCGTGGGTTGCGCCTGGCTGTGGCACCCTGCGGTGCGCAGGTATCGTTCGTCGACGCCGACGGTTTGCCGATGATTCTGGAGCGGCGCCTGGGCAAAGGTCGCGTCACCACGGTCCTCGCCGATGTTGAGGGCAGTATTCTGGCCTGCCGGAATGTCCCGGCAACAGGCTCGGCAGCCCCGGACGGTGACTGGTACCTGACTCTGCTGACAGACAATGCTCCCCCCTCCTCATCGTCGCCCGGCCAATCTTCACCATGCGGCGCGAGCGCGGGCTGA
- a CDS encoding N-terminal cleavage protein, with protein MSPLSHASLPLFHKVCRRPAKDTAAFTLIELLVVIAIIGILAGLVLMTLGKVRQSARMVQSLSNLRAIGVAVAGFIEDNRGHFPSLGTDTYATPPRWSTRIQPYGLPSDGLLIPNGSGNQDKGSPALYSPFWETSRSTRESSDIYSSDYGANVGVFYKLNVAYADRNKNLGFGIEFSRIANPSRLITVASCRTGSSAKSGYWAFWPSDVIADPVGNVRGIGDWETGKVQAIFADGHVKAIPVTEFRNTVQTLLSQ; from the coding sequence ATGTCTCCTCTCTCTCATGCCAGCCTCCCACTTTTCCACAAGGTATGCCGCCGCCCAGCCAAGGACACGGCGGCGTTCACTTTGATCGAGTTACTCGTCGTCATCGCCATCATCGGCATCCTCGCCGGGCTTGTGCTGATGACACTTGGCAAGGTGAGACAGAGCGCACGCATGGTCCAGAGCTTGAGTAATCTCCGTGCCATCGGCGTCGCAGTCGCCGGATTTATTGAAGATAACAGGGGGCATTTTCCTTCGTTGGGAACGGATACCTATGCCACGCCTCCCCGTTGGTCCACCCGGATTCAACCCTATGGCCTGCCATCGGACGGACTGCTTATCCCAAATGGATCGGGCAACCAAGACAAAGGCAGCCCTGCCTTGTATTCCCCCTTTTGGGAAACATCCAGGTCCACGAGAGAGTCGTCCGATATTTACTCGTCCGATTACGGTGCAAATGTGGGGGTTTTTTATAAGCTGAACGTGGCATATGCGGACCGAAACAAGAACCTTGGTTTTGGCATTGAATTCTCACGAATCGCAAATCCCTCACGCCTGATCACGGTGGCATCATGTCGAACCGGTAGTTCGGCAAAAAGCGGATACTGGGCTTTCTGGCCGTCTGATGTGATTGCAGATCCCGTCGGAAATGTCCGTGGAATTGGGGATTGGGAAACGGGCAAAGTTCAAGCCATCTTTGCCGATGGTCATGTCAAGGCGATCCCCGTGACGGAGTTCCGTAACACCGTGCAAACCTTGCTCAGTCAATGA
- a CDS encoding AraC family transcriptional regulator — MKNPRRQTDLDVALLIDTACQWTRHLILGINRYKSMLASPWNLLVEPHGSADVLHLPHGWKGDGVIADIRFPDMAQELAGCGPPVVNVSDAVLPDAPDFPRVCIDRKAACEMAVAHFTERGFTHFAYIDLAGNDWDRETHRYFTGALRAAGIKECASYEAQNRAWGAPDWSIDIDALGAWLRSLPKPVAIFSWSVGREVIHACRRVGIKVPEEVALLLLAYDEIFSEVGHVPISGIVHAWEEIGYQAAERLGRLLAGKRIPARERRTRIPPVGVRTRQSTDTLAITNPVITSALGYIRENAGRALLVDEVAQHAGVSRRKLERHFLHVMGRTPADQIRHVQVERAKALLSGTNRPIPEVAEAAGFASPEYMATVFRKTLGLTPLKYRKKLHAQT, encoded by the coding sequence GTGAAAAATCCCCGCCGCCAGACTGATCTCGACGTCGCTCTGCTCATCGACACCGCATGCCAGTGGACACGGCATCTCATACTCGGGATCAATCGCTACAAGAGCATGCTGGCCTCGCCCTGGAATCTGCTCGTCGAACCGCACGGTTCCGCCGATGTGCTGCACCTGCCGCATGGATGGAAAGGCGACGGGGTGATCGCCGACATCCGGTTTCCGGACATGGCGCAGGAACTCGCGGGATGTGGTCCGCCTGTGGTGAATGTCTCCGATGCGGTGCTTCCCGATGCTCCGGATTTTCCGCGGGTCTGCATCGACCGCAAGGCTGCGTGCGAAATGGCCGTGGCACATTTCACGGAGCGTGGATTCACCCACTTCGCCTACATCGACCTGGCGGGCAACGACTGGGACCGGGAGACTCATCGCTATTTCACGGGCGCGTTGCGTGCGGCGGGCATCAAGGAATGCGCCAGCTACGAGGCGCAAAACCGCGCATGGGGAGCGCCCGACTGGAGTATCGATATCGACGCGCTGGGCGCATGGCTGCGTTCGCTGCCCAAGCCCGTCGCCATCTTCTCCTGGAGCGTAGGGCGCGAGGTGATACATGCTTGCCGGCGCGTGGGGATCAAGGTGCCGGAGGAGGTGGCTTTGCTGTTGCTGGCTTACGACGAGATTTTCAGCGAGGTCGGCCACGTGCCGATCTCGGGGATCGTGCATGCGTGGGAAGAAATCGGATACCAGGCCGCCGAGCGGTTGGGACGACTGCTTGCCGGGAAACGGATTCCGGCCCGCGAGCGGCGCACCCGGATCCCGCCTGTCGGCGTGCGCACGCGGCAATCGACCGACACACTGGCGATCACCAATCCGGTCATCACGAGCGCGCTCGGTTACATCCGCGAAAATGCGGGGCGCGCGTTGCTCGTCGATGAGGTGGCGCAACATGCGGGCGTGTCACGGCGCAAGCTCGAACGCCACTTTCTCCACGTCATGGGCCGCACACCGGCGGATCAGATCCGCCATGTGCAGGTGGAGCGGGCCAAGGCACTGCTGTCCGGGACAAACCGTCCGATTCCTGAAGTGGCCGAGGCGGCGGGGTTCGCCTCGCCGGAGTATATGGCGACCGTTTTCCGGAAAACCCTCGGACTCACTCCGCTCAAGTATCGCAAGAAACTGCATGCACAGACATGA